CTCGTTAAAAAGTGGATTTTTTCAACTAGTCtcactatttattttttcatagcTTCCATCAAACTCGTACATCTtgcataaattatttttcttttacagtATAATATGTGACATCGATTATAATGCAAGTTGAAGGTCTAATCTGGCTGAGACTTTGTTTTTCGATCCTGACAAtaccttttttatcttttgcctGATCATGAACTCCATGAAAACTTgactatatatatcaatttcaGCGTTCAACTTCGTCACAGGGGCGCATGGTGTGCTTCAAGTATCAAAAGAATCTTACGACTCTTGCAGCGCCTCAAACCCCATTGGAGACCCAATCACCACTGGTCCGATCAACATAACTCTCTCCAACTCTGGAAATCATTACTATATCTGCGACTTTAGCATGCACTGTCAGTTCGGCCAAAAGTTAACCATTACTGTCTTGAGCGCTCTTCTCTTTTGTGCTGTGCCATCGTTTGCCGAGTGATTGAAGTTTGTATTAGAACTCTATATATAATGTATGAAAACTTCTACTCATCGTACTCAcattataaatatgtaatattttttttttcttttatcaaatatgtaatatatgaataatgaattgagaaactcaattagtttagaaataataaaattaaagtaaataaaaataaatgtgatgcgtaaggatgatgaataacaaaactcataatgTTATACGAGCAAAAGATCTTCAATAAagtcttaaaattttaaaaagtactgTACATAATAATCCTAAAGATATTCATACTGCTCCAATGTTACTTACCTGGGAAATTACTTATCATAACTTGAAAGAAAATGTAAGTTATAATAACATCAGAATTGGAATGGACCATTGGGCTAGGCCCATCACAATTAAATACACCTTCACTCTAGGTTCAATTGACACTTTGGTATCCATTAATTTGGAGCTTATGGGCCGGGTGCATAGCGGGAGTACTGCTCCTCCCCATTATTATTCTTGAAATATTAAGGCAATGAGATCAGGTGCTGTCTACAGTATCTATATGTCCTATATCTCCTTTACTAGCCGGTCCAGCACCATGGTTTTAGGCTTGAAAAGAAAGGATGCCATTTAACTTATTTTGATATAAATGATACGAGCATTTGAGTAATACTGATAGCTAAATACAGTTTTAGGTTTGTAAGTCTTGtgtattcttttttaaagaaaaaaaaggttcgCACGCCCCACTTTTCAAAGACAGTGCACtaacctaatttttttaaaatgagtgccAAGAGCTTGCTTATCCTAAAACtaatgcaaatattatttctcatacatTTGACAGCAAGCACTACTTACTCTACTTTTAGTGGCCTAGCTTGAAGATAAGTTTGAAATTATACGAGTTATACTATTCAGT
This genomic interval from Carya illinoinensis cultivar Pawnee chromosome 2, C.illinoinensisPawnee_v1, whole genome shotgun sequence contains the following:
- the LOC122295449 gene encoding mavicyanin-like; its protein translation is MVKFTSVVFVFGTVVAAVLLQSAAAKTVHVVGDSMGWTVPVDASAYENWAASKKFMVGDILTFNFVTGAHGVLQVSKESYDSCSASNPIGDPITTGPINITLSNSGNHYYICDFSMHCQFGQKLTITVLSALLFCAVPSFAE